The genomic region CCGCCCCCAGCTGAGAATCAGAACGCAAGCGAGCGCACTTACTGAGGAACTGCGTGAGCGACACATCGCCAACCTTAGTCAGCTGCGACAGTATCTGGAGGAAACCACGGTGATAATCCCCGGTTTGCAGCGGACGAACCTTAAGCCATGGTTCTCCCGGGACCGCAGCCGAGATGCGTGGATTGAATTTGGCCGGCGAACGAAAGAAATCGAGGCTCAGGAGCAGAGCCGGATCGTACAGCGAGAGCTCTTGCTGCAACGAGATGGAATAAGAATATAATCGACTAGCAGAGGAATGTCCAGTCCGGCACCCGGAAATCAGCGCTCGCTCGTTGACCTTGAAAGAATATGCgatagctccgttgccgagtGACCTTCGATGGTTGATaaacaaaccgaaaagagAACAAGTACCATCGGATAGCGTAGCGGGAGCGGTGGTGAGCAATGCCACGTCGATGCTTATCAGCGATGGTGGTAGGAGATGATGGtaatcctttcccttttcacaCCCCTTCCGAAAACAGCACACGAGACTTACCTCCAGCAATGGGGCCCCCATATTTCGGAAGCACTAATCCGAACTCAGCCTTACCAGCACACCACTCACAATCCACAGAACAATACGGTATCGCGTTCGCGGGCGTAATCAGACAAGAGGCTCCCACGCTTATCAGGACCTGGCCGGGAATCAGGAATGCCCCCGGTATTCACGTCGAGTGGAAATCAGCAACCGATAGCTGGCAACGACATGCTATCGCCCATACCTGCACAccgcgtgtgtgctgctgttcgtcgcTAGTCGTGTGATCCTAGTTGGCACGCGGTATTCCTCTGCGACACACGTCCCGCTGCCAGCGTGGAACAATTCGTGTCGCCGATCGAGTAAAGCAAACAGCCGGATGGGCGGCAGGCGGGCGAGCGGCAGGGATTCGCAAGACAATAATCGCCAAACAACTTTCTCTTCTGGTTCAGCCGCACcgctccacagcagcagcagcaccagcagctaccGAGAGCACGGCAAGCAGgcccggttttgttttgttcaccaATTGACAGCATGCTTTATGCTGTGCGCATATCATAAAACAACATAACATTGCGAGGGCAACATCGCAATCGGTAATTCGTGGTCCACCATAATCCGGATTTAGCATCGACTTGTACTTGTACGTGATCGCGACAAcaccgtttcgttttccgtaAATTGAATGGTCGTAGAATTTAAAAATTTACAGCCACATTGTTATTGTGTGTGCGTCGCGAACAGGCAGCACTGACACACACGTCAGCTGTTTGCTGACGCTGCGTTTGCTGACGGCAACACGCGACGAGACGTTCGTTTACCGATTGCGAAAAGTGCGTTCGATCCGGGAGACACCAAAGCGCTACACGAGAGTCGTGATTTGGAAAAGATAAGCAATATATAACTTGCAGAATGTCCGCTCAGCAGAGTGAAACGGTCCAGGTAAATCCGAAAGGTGCAGGACGCGAGCGGATCGAGAAGATGTCGGCAGAGGTGGTCGATACCAATCCCTACAGCCGCCTAATGGCCCTGCAGCGTATGGGAATCGTGAAAGAGTACGAGAACATCCGCCAAAAGAGTGTCGCTGTTGTAGGTAATAATCTTCGGGAATGCCCCAAAGCAATGCGCCCCACCGTGTCCCCCCAAGTTAACCCTCTTTCCGTTGCGCATTTGCAGGTGTCGGTGGTGTGGGCAGCGTTGCGGCGGATATGCTGACACGCTGCGGTATcggcaagctgctgctgttcgattaCGACAAGGTCGAGCTAGCCAACATGAACAGGCTGTTCTTCACGCCGGATCAGGCCGGCCTCTCGAAGGTGGAGGCCGCGGCCAAAACGCTCAGCTTCATCAACCCGGACGTGACCATTGAAACGCACAACTACAACATCACCACGGTTGACAACTTTGGTCAGTTCATGGAGACGATCAGCAGCGGGGGCGTGCTACCTGGTACGCCCGTCGATCTCGTCCTCAGCTGTGTGGACAACTTCGAGGCACGCATGGCTATCAACACGGCGTGTAACGAGCTGTCGCAGCACTGGTTCGAGTCGGGTGTGTCGGAAAACGCCGTCTCCGGGCACATCCAGTTCCTGCGACCGGGTGAAACGGCCTGTTTCGCCTGTGCTccaccactggtggtggcggaaaacATCGACGAGAAGACGCTCAAGCGGGCGGGCGTATGTGCAGCTAGTCTGCCCACCACCATGGGCATTGTGGCCAGTATGCTGGTACAGAACGCGCTCAAGTATCTGCTCCTGTTCGGTACCGTATCCGACTATGTCGGCTACAATGCCCTGACGGACTTCTTTCCTACGATGGCACTGAAACCGAACCCAACCTgcgacgatcggtggtgcgTTAAGCGGCAGCAGGAATACCAGGCACGGCCGGAAGACGAACGGAatccgcagcaccagcaggaacaATTGGTGGCTGCGCCGGTGCACGAAGAAAATCCGTACGGCATAGAGCTGGTCGCCGAGGATGAGCCGGTGGTGCAGGTTAGCGCAGGTAGGCAGACCACCAAACTGGCGGAAGGATTGAGGCAGGCCTACGATGCTCCACTAGCAGCGGTGCAGGATGAGACGGGTGGGTCCCAGGCAGCAACCGATGCCGACGATGACACTAGCCTCGATCAGCTGATGGCGCAGATGGCGAGTATGAATCGTTCGTAAAAGCGTCACGGCTCGTGGAACCATCCCGTGCATCCCCACGAAGCCAGTGGAATCTGTTGCCCCTTGTGGACATACGGATTCAGCTTCAATTTATGCTTCCGTAGTTTGATGCGTGtctggcacggcacggcaaagCAAAGCAGGTCGGCCGTTGTACCTTTTGCTGTGGATCCGTATTATTAAGCCGCCGCcgtcgacatcgtcgtcgtttcgctACAGCTTTCCAATATATCGTTTGTTGTAATCGTGATCGGGTGCTACAGCGAAGCATTTGTGATTCTCGCTAGTAGCGACAACTTTCTACTACTGCCGATGCCGCGGAGCAACGTACTATTCCACAACACTCGTGTactgtttatttttttattttccatattttatcacacacatacaaacacttctaaaaatatatatatttatacatatatatatttatctTTATATTATCGTTTAAAATTGCTCAATTCCCCTTACGTATTTGATACTAGAGCAGCAGCGTCGATAGCtgccagtagtagtagtagcgccaccgacgacagggtactcttcttctactagccacgtgcgtgcgtgcgtgcgtgcgtgcgtgcatgctaCTACTAGCTGCTGCCTCCGTTGCTGCTCTCTATCGGTGATAATATTTTGCTTTAAGTTAGACTTCATCCAAAGTGTGTTCCCgggtgaaaaagaaagaaatgtaaGGTTAATCGCAGTCACCTTCGGCTTCTTTtcgccaaaccaaacaaacaaacgggttGCCAAGGCGTATTTTAGGAATCGGGAGGGATGGGAGTGGGGGAAGATGGGTTTTTTGGGTTGTTCCCATTTTTTGGCGGAAACCAAGGAAAGACCACCGACGTGACCGGGAAGTGGCTGCGTCCCGCCCGCTGAGATCGCTACTGCTGAGCCGCGCcgtcgccagtcgccagtcgccagtgtgagccagcaagcgagcacAGCGCGCTTACAGAGCCTTTGCCTTGCGCTGGCGGGGCTCGAGGCGAACCTGGAAGCCCTCCTCGCGCTTCAGGATGATGTCCGCCTGTAGCTTAAAGTCCTCCTCCTTCAGGTCCGAGTGGACGCGGAAGTTTCGCAGGATGGTCGAGAGAATGATCTTCAGCTTGAGCATGGCGTATTTGCGGCCTAACCTCGGACAAGGAGAGATTCTCAGTGAGATCAGGGTGCGAGAGAGGTGCGAGCTGCCGCCCCTCGTGGTGCTACTTACCGACGCAGCTTCGCGGTCCAGCCGAGAACGGCACGAACGCATAGTAGTGACGGTTGGCCTGTCGCTCCGGCAGGAAGTTATCCGGATCGAAGACGTCCGGGTTCGGGTAGATCGACTCGAGCCGGTGCAGCTTGAAGGTGGCGACGGTAATGGTGGCCCCGGCCGGTACGATCAGGTCGCTCGACGCCAGCTTCAAGTCCTGCTTCAGCGAACGGGCAATTATCGGTACCGGTGGGTACATGCGCAGCGTCTCCATCAGGCACCGCTCGAGGTACTTCATCTCGAGCGTATCCTGGAACGTGGCCGGCCGGTTCGAGTCGCCGAAGATGTCGTCCAGCTCCTGGATCACCCGGTCCTGGATGTGCTGGTGCACGCCCATCATCGACAGGAAGAAGCTGCTACCGGCGGCCGTCGTGTCGTGACCCTCGAACATGATCGTGTCGACCTGGTTCTTGATTTCCTCGTCCGAGATGAGTGCCCCGTTCTCAGcgctctccagcagcagatcgaggaACGCGAGCCGCTTCTTCTCGCCCACATCGTTCTCCTCCACGTCGAGATCGTCCTTCAGGTTGGCGGACTGGCCGAACGACAGACCCTCGaccgtgctgctgttcgccGCACCCGCCGCCTTCGCCGGTTTCTCCAGTTCGGACGTCTTGATcgaggtggtggccagcgtACCGCGGGTACCCCGGTCGAACGCCGCCTTCTTGTTGCGGATCACCTTCTTCGTCAGACTGTGGATCGTGTCCAGCAGCGTCACCTGCTTCTTCGCGTACTGGGTGAGGTTGAAGAACAGGTCCGGGTACAGCCACATCTTGCGGTGGCGCAGATGCAGGATGTCGCACATCTtcatcaccgccatcgcaTAATCGTAGCCCGATTGGTCCTGTGTCTTCTTCGAGACGCCCATCGCCGTCTCTGAAAGTTGACCAGCGCAATTGACGTAAGTCGCACGAAGggcgtctgtgtttgtgtcaggGGTGTGTTAGGCCGTGTTCGCGATAATTAAAACCCACTTCCGGTGCGCTGGACGCGGGACGTCACACCGATGGTGTTAAGTGGTCAAGTTAAACAGTCATCAGCAATTGGCGACGGCCCTCAGCGATGGTTTGCAAATGTATCTTGAGGCCAccaaacgggggggggggggggggtgagaggGGCGCGTACCAAGACGTACTGATGAATGCGAATGACGCGTTTGATTTCAAAATGCGGTCCTCGGTGACCaagggaccccccccccccccaccccccggagGCGGAGGTCtaatgaagcataaattagGCGAACTCTTTATACGATCACGCCATCATTGGTTGGTAAGCTAGGATTCCACGAAGCGACCCGGCAGCGCGTGTGCGCCCCAACcctggtggttctggtgtgATTTGTCACTGAAATTACAATTCTAATGGCTTCCAGGTTGACATTTCACCGAAGAGACGAGACGCCTTCCTCCTTGCGAGGCGAGGTTGTCGCGCCGACCGGCCTGCCAAGGGTGTCCGCGTGTCGGTAAACAGCCATTTAGCTGTAAATCGGGTGGCACCGGGTAACCAATGTACCAATGTGCATTTGCATCGTCGGCCTATTGCGCatcgacacacacacacacacatgcgatGGCGATATCGGCGCCTTACCGCTCGTGACCACCCCCGCCCGCGTCCTGTCCACGTCCAGTCTGCGGTGCTTCTGCGGTGgactgcgcgcgcgcgcagtgCCATGACGTGCGGCGAAACCGCAGGACTGGTTGCGCAACACCCACCGCATCGGCGTCGGGAAAATGGTCCCAAactatcaccatcaccatctcctTCAGATCTAGCCACGCAGAATCATCGAGTGAGTTTGCCAAGGGAGAGAACGAGGGTGTGTTGCGAGGAAATGCGCAAACAAACAGGTTTGGACAAGTGTGCAATGCCTGGACTGGACCTAATGGTCGATGATGCAAAGACggcgatcgcgacgacgagaTGCAATCGTAGCCCGCTGCAATGGCTCGCGGGTGGCGAAAAACACTGCATTGCACTGCAAGGCCCTCCAGGTATGTCGTTTGTGGCGGCAGGCGATTAggtggacgaggaggaggaggaggtaagGAGGTACGCCGATATTATGTTGTAACGTTTTTCTTAGGGCTGATTAggggcggtgctgctgctgctggctactaCTATCAACAAGCAGGCAGCAGGGAGcaggtttcgctttcgctacGATCGCTCGTTCTACTACTCCCGATATGGCGAtcctctcgctccctctctctctctctctctttctctcgggtGCTGATTATGCAACCAAACTGCAGACTTACCGAGCAGAATCTCGACCGTGCACTCGCTCATGTAGTCGTGGCAATCGAACGCCTTGCCGTTCTCCTGTCgcatcttctccaccaccaggcgCGAGTTCTCGTTGAACAGATCGATGAAGCTCTTCAGCACGTTCAGGTGGAAGGTGGGCGCGATCAGCTTGCGGTGCTGCCGCCATTTGTGTCCTGTCGAACAGCAGgccaaagggaagggaaagcaaaacgaaacgagaagcaCACATTAGCGCATTTGACGAGCGACGAACATGACGTCAGggccgaggagcagcagcagcagcagcagcagcggcaggtcGTTGTAACCGTGCTCCCCGTCCGCGTCTTACGAGCGGAACGTGTgccgagagcgcgcgcgccatccCCATGGATTGCGGGCGGATGCGGACGGAGATGGCGATAATGACCGCTTCCGgtcgtttccgttccgatccgCCCTGAACAATGGCTGAATGGCGGCGACGGGCTACGACGGCTGCGACGGCGACCCACGCTGCTGGCCGGAGGGCCTTGAGATCCTTGATTGATCATATGTATGCTAATGCTTCTGCCATGCCCGGTACCGTTGAATTGTGTGATTTGtgtagtgtgtgtgtgtgggtgtgctggtgttgtttgtGCAGTTTGTGCACAGACACTTTTTTGGACACACGAATGTACGTACCGGTGCTAATGAGCAGACCGTTGCCCAGCCATGGCTTGAAGAAGCGGTACTCGGGCGATTTGTCGATGTAGACGTGGCTgctgagcagcagctcgacgTCACGCGGATCCACCAGGAAGACGATCAGCTTCGGACCGATCCAGATCTTGATCACCTCATTGTAGTCCTTGCCCTtctcgatgatggtgcggaaCACGGCTGCAGatccgtgtgtgcgcgtgtgttgatgcgaaagagagagatagagagagagagagatagagagagagagagagagagagagagagagagagagaaacatgAGAAAGGGATGAGATATTGGGAGTGGTGTTGATAGTcgtatcgaatcgaatccaccgggagcaccagcagcatccaattCGAATGCATCCGAGCGACTgtgctctgttctgttctaacaaacagcagcagcagcagcagagcaatgAGGGAGGGCTCGACGGGTCAATCACCCTcggccccggggggtgggggaaaggCCCGGCGGGGGGATCTCTTTGATTAGGCCTGATTGGGGTTTAGTGAGGATCACGAAACCCGTTGGCGAACGTTTCCGGCTTAACGGAACGGGCCGCGCGGAATACCCATGGTACTCCTACGGTGGCCAGGCCTagtctcccccccccgggggccatctTGGGGTAAAAGAGAGAGCATATCCGAAGCAGATGATAATGGAAGTCGCCTGCGTCTCTAAGTGCTTCCAATTTAGTGTGCTCGAGCTCAAGTCCCTCttattctttgcgtgcgtgcgtgcgtgcgtgcgtgcgccgcGAGTGTTccaggcacgcacacacaggcccAGGCCCGAATTTGTGGACCGACGGAAGGAGACGGGTAGGACGGAAGGAGACGGAACACGGACTTACAGTGCGAGCTGCCAACCAGGTCGAGCGCGTTACCGAGCAGCGGCAATCCCTTCGGGCCCGGTATCCGCTCAGCCAGCTCGAGCATGCGGCGGCGGGACAGGCGCCAGTAGACGAACCACAGGAGCAGGGCGGGCGCGAGCAGGAAGTAGAACATGTTGATCGAGGAGATGATGTTCGCGTTGCCATTGAGGCTATCCGCGTGCGCTACCGTCGCCGACATGATGCCGCGTCCCTTTCGGTGTGTGGTCCTGGATTGGCGCTGTGTttcagtgtgtgtgtgtgcgttgtgtgtgtgtgttgtgtcgaTTGATCGATGGAGTGGCGACGACTGTACTGTTCTGCTCCTGTTCGCGTCGCCGAAGCGCGCCGGAACACACTAATTCACGTACCGAGCACTCAGACACAGGCGCCCGGCACACAGCCAcaagaaaaaacacacacacactgacacacaaacactggatacgggggggggtggcggcaCCGGACAACAGGACTCGCTCGTAGAAGATGGCGGAGCACGGAACTCGCGATCTGGATAGAATAGATCGAAAGATGCTTACATTAGAACACGggcgcacgcaaacacaccgagGCACACACGCGTAATGACACTGGATGGCTACGGCACTACGTCCAGCTCCTCCTACGGTCCCCGAACGCCCGAGTGCGCACGACGGGATGGGTATCCGTGTCCGAGCACCCAGAACGGATGTGCAGGATGTGGGAGAAGGAGTAGAAGGAGTAGGAGTGCAAGGAGCGATGTGGTAAGCGAACGGAGCAAAACGGGACAGTGGCTGGGTGGTACGGACGGTCGGATTACTACTGCCTACTTGGTATGTGTCTGCGTGTACTacaactgctactgctgcttctgctgctgctgctgctcctgctacgcTCGGATCGCCACCacggactgactgacggatCGGTcgttcaaatttgtttttatagTCGGCATAATTTGCCCCCTGTCGACCCCGCGACGCCACCTCATTGCCCACGACGACaatgatggcggtggcagcgacggcagcgacggcagcgacggcgaATCGTGGTGACACACCACACTCAcaccggcgtcgtcgtcggtgacggtcggtcggccggtcggtcgatcggccCCCCGGTGGGTTAGGAGGGGATTGAAGGGAGAAGGGTAGGGTGGTCCgtttgcggtggtggtttcggcgGAACATCGGCGCACTTGCCCTGTGGTTAGGTTAGCTTGTTTGTTGCCTCTCAACCTGCTacctccccaccaccaccaccatcaccatgggCCACCCCACCCGTCGTCCGGCCCGTCTTCTACTCCCGGACGATTGCCGTGCGGATttcggtcccccccccccccccccccggtacgGCACTAACGCAtcggcacacacagaggcacaccAGCtggagcgaaggagaagaagttgGGGTGGGTGCGTGCGGCGGTGTGCAGCAGGTTAATGCCGGGGGGTTTGGGCGCTGGGCGATCCAGAGGATGGCTGGGAAATTGGAGAACGGCGGCTCGCACTTTGGTTTGATCGCCGGACCGCTGTACTCAGGTTGCCAAAAAGTTCGAGTCCAGTccaatgtgtgtgtttttttttgtacaatctTCGTCCTCAAATTTAAGCACAGCTCTATCGAGTCTCATACTCCTCGTATTCTATCTTGCCGGTAAGCGCAGACGGTGCTGTACCGTGCAAACAGGGCGGCCAGGCTCCAATCTTACCAGGTGTACAAGCTTAAAATGGCCCTTTGCGTAAAGCTTGAGCTCACCAGACCAAATTGAGGTTTCATCGACCGAtgctgtgtttttgtgtttattcgatacctgtttacataaatcagtccaCATCATAAGTGATACCACACAATAACATGTATTTTTCCTTGCTTAATCATGGCTAGTTTTGTGCCTCAAAAAGAGCGTTCGCGAGGAGCTCgactgttttgctttcttttggaGAAATCGGCAACAGAATCGATTCAAATTCTTGCAGAGGCCTATGATGACAATGTGGTAGAGGAAACCGCTTGTAAAAATTGGCTAAATTGGTGCCAAGATGACCATTTTGACTTGAGTGgcaagaagcgtgaaaatcaAGCCATAAACGTTTTGCAGCATGAATTGCAGGTTCTTTTGGACGCGGATCATGTGTAATCGTTGCTTTCCCAGTAGTTAGGAATTACCCAACCAGCCATTTCAAAAAGCTTAAGCTTTCATGAATGGGTACCCCCTCATAAACGATAAGCAAACGGAGCGAAATCAAAATACATCGCACTCGTCAAAAATGGTACATAATTATTTGAGTTCAATAAACTGGGCGGTTCTACCTTCCCCCGCTAACTTAACTGGACCTGGaaccattccaaatatcaccacttttcgacgatcggtcacgcgctggccgagcagcacttcgtgatttgtatgaagttgttggaaaatggcatgaggggggtggtttgtgtcgctaaatgaacaattctttTGGCGTGGTATCCACAAATTGGCtcaaaagataggaaaaatgtatagctagcaaggaaaaatacttagaataatttatgatttggCTTACTGTTGaaaaaaacgtgtttttttcgAGTAAAAAAAGGCCATTTTAAGCTTGTACACCTGGTACGAGACGCTTGCTATCGGAAAGGGTTTACATTTGGctacaatttgtttttcttcttcttcgttttcgtccCAATTCGCCATCGATACTAAATAAAGAAATACTGCCTTCGCAAAGCTACACGGAGACAGCGGAGTGCAAAATTTTGTCTTGTCGATCGCGCCTGATCGCTTCTTCTgcgaagaaaagcaaacacttCCTCGACCTTCGCCTGTTTCGTAACAGTCTCGGAAGGAGGAACCGGCGCCGCCACCGGGATAACCGCTGAGTCCATGCCCCGGGTCGTGCCCATGGACGCGATGGATCCTTTGATTTGACTTTGAGGGGCTTTGACACTTTGCTAAACTGCTggaccgtgcgtgcgtgagtcaCGGAATGCGGACGTGTGCCCGGCCCGGGGTCCCCGTGCCGGTCATACCCCGGCCGGCCATTAGCCGTCCGCCCATTCGTCCGTCTTCTGTGTCGTCTCCGGTGCTTGCCTCCTGGGCACATCGTGATGATCGCGGTGTCGTGCAAATCGGTGGTCACTCGGGCGGCATGTAAATGGGGCTGCTTAGCGCACTGCGCACCACCAGACACGGAACCTCCCGCCGGTTCCAGCCTGTCCGGAACTGTGGTCCCAAAAGCAGGGCTGCTGTTTCTGGTCCGGCCTTTGGCCTCGGCTCAGGCTTGTATTTTCGCCCAGTAATGGGAGTTCGTGCGCTGGGGCGTACGCGACCAGCCTAATGGTCCCGCGAGACAGataaaaagcgagaaagagagagagagacagtgcgACAGTGGAATAATCCAATAATCCCCGCCAATGCGTGTGCCATGCGTGGTTCACAATTACGGAGTGCGCTAACGCCAACCCCCGGCTCTCCCCTTCCCACACTTGCAGCAGTAGTTGCAGCAGCTTCTGAGGCCCACCTCAGGAGGATGCAACCTTACGAAACCATTGCGCGCTCCATCTCGTCGCAGGGCTCGTCGCTTGGAACTTTTCCACTGCACTCACAGAACACGCCAATCACCccgagagtgtgtgtgtgcgtgtgtgtcggCGCGCAAGGGCCCCGGGATGGAAAAGTACGCCCGCGGAGCCGGACCCGCCAGTTTTGGAGTCCTGTCCACTGGCCAGCTGACCTGACGGTCATTGGTTGTTGTGAAACGCCTCctggactggctgctgctgctgctgttgctgctgctgctccgcttctTGCATCGTCTCGTACATACATTGACATGTGCGCGTACAGGCCCTTCGGTCATTGAGAACGATATCCACAGCATGCGGACAGGGCAAGGACAGGGGCAAGCTGGGAAGAAAGCGAATAAGAGGCCAACCGATagcacgaaagagagagaaagagaaacagcgGCGGTCGGTGGAGCAACAACCGCCGGGTTATGGTAGCCGGTTTTGCGCCCCGACCCTCGGCGGTGGTGTCCAGGCTCGgtagttttccatttctattGACTGCTTCGGTTCGTGACTGCTGCATCTCGCGCGGTCTCTCGCGATCTTGCGCGAACTGCATGGCGTTGCATCAGTTGTCCGTGCCGCGTCCGTGCTCCGGATTCGCTTGATGCAATACGACTgccatcgattcgatcgaacaACCAGCAGGCTATGTTGGGGCCCCGGCTCCCCGGTTGTATGGGCGGATTGGCGAGCTGCGTTTCTCAACTCAACGCAACGCTGGCTCCACTTCTACTCCTCAATATGGTGGCTGGTTATAAGCGTGGCGCAGGGCACAGTGGGACAGGTCCACACTTTCGCTTTCTCGCCTGTTAGATCCTTCAAAATCCGCTCTGT from Anopheles aquasalis chromosome Y, idAnoAquaMG_Q_19, whole genome shotgun sequence harbors:
- the LOC126579550 gene encoding ubiquitin-like modifier-activating enzyme 5; this translates as MSAQQSETVQVNPKGAGRERIEKMSAEVVDTNPYSRLMALQRMGIVKEYENIRQKSVAVVGVGGVGSVAADMLTRCGIGKLLLFDYDKVELANMNRLFFTPDQAGLSKVEAAAKTLSFINPDVTIETHNYNITTVDNFGQFMETISSGGVLPGTPVDLVLSCVDNFEARMAINTACNELSQHWFESGVSENAVSGHIQFLRPGETACFACAPPLVVAENIDEKTLKRAGVCAASLPTTMGIVASMLVQNALKYLLLFGTVSDYVGYNALTDFFPTMALKPNPTCDDRWCVKRQQEYQARPEDERNPQHQQEQLVAAPVHEENPYGIELVAEDEPVVQVSAGRQTTKLAEGLRQAYDAPLAAVQDETGGSQAATDADDDTSLDQLMAQMASMNRS
- the LOC126579544 gene encoding cytochrome P450 4g15; amino-acid sequence: MSATVAHADSLNGNANIISSINMFYFLLAPALLLWFVYWRLSRRRMLELAERIPGPKGLPLLGNALDLVGSSHSVFRTIIEKGKDYNEVIKIWIGPKLIVFLVDPRDVELLLSSHVYIDKSPEYRFFKPWLGNGLLISTGHKWRQHRKLIAPTFHLNVLKSFIDLFNENSRLVVEKMRQENGKAFDCHDYMSECTVEILLETAMGVSKKTQDQSGYDYAMAVMKMCDILHLRHRKMWLYPDLFFNLTQYAKKQVTLLDTIHSLTKKVIRNKKAAFDRGTRGTLATTSIKTSELEKPAKAAGAANSSTVEGLSFGQSANLKDDLDVEENDVGEKKRLAFLDLLLESAENGALISDEEIKNQVDTIMFEGHDTTAAGSSFFLSMMGVHQHIQDRVIQELDDIFGDSNRPATFQDTLEMKYLERCLMETLRMYPPVPIIARSLKQDLKLASSDLIVPAGATITVATFKLHRLESIYPNPDVFDPDNFLPERQANRHYYAFVPFSAGPRSCVGRKYAMLKLKIILSTILRNFRVHSDLKEEDFKLQADIILKREEGFQVRLEPRQRKAKAL